From the Streptomyces sp. NBC_00390 genome, the window GCGAAGCGCCACCCCTCGTAGACACGGGTCGCGGGCAGGGGCCGGATCCGCACGGTCACCGAGGTGATCACGCCGAGTGCGCCTTCGGAGCCGAGGACGAGCTGGCGCAGGTCGGGGCCGGCGGCCGAACGCGGCGCCCGTCCTGCCTCCCACGTGCCCTCGGGGGTGGCGACGGTGAGGCCGAGCACCATCTCGTCGAAGCGGCCGTAACCGGCCGAGGCCTGGCCACTGGAGCGGGCGGCGGCGAAACCGCCGATCGAGGCCCACTCGTACGACTGCGGGAAGTGGCCGAGCGTGAAGCCGCGCTCGTTGAGCAGCGCCTCCGCCTGGGGTGCGCGCAGCCCCGGCTGGAGGGTGGCGGTGCGCGAGACCTCGTCGAGTGCGAGCAGCCCGTCGAGGCGGCGCAGATCCAGCGCGACGAAGGACCGCTTCACCTCCGGGGCGAGACCGCCGACGACGGAGGTGCCGCCGCCGAAGGGGACCGCCGCCACGCCATGTTCGGCGCAGGCGCGCAGGACGGCCAGCACCTCGTCATGGCTGCCCGGAAGCAGGACGGCCGCCGGGATGTCGTCGACCTCACCGGCGCGGATGCGCAGCAGGTCCGGGGTGGACTTGCCGCGGGTGTGCCGGATGCGGCTCTCCGCGTCCGTGTGCACGTGCGCGTCGCCGACGCAGTCGGCAAGCGCCTGGCGCGCCCCGGCGGAAAGCGGGCTCTCGGGTACGTCGATGCCGTCGAGCACCGCCGGTCCCGTCTCGAGGGGCGTGACCCCGAGCAGGTCGCGCAGCAGACCGATCACCGAGTCGGGCAGCGGGGCCGCCTTGGCCGGGTCACCCCAGCCGCTCCACAGCATGTCTTGGGTCACTTGGGTCGTTCCTCACCGTCGATTTCGCAAGGCGCCGTGCCACACGGCCCGCTCTGGCATTACACTGTGACAGATGACGCCCATTCGTCACAACACCTCGGACACGGATGCTGTCCTCGACGCGGCACGCGACTGCGTCCTCGCCGTCGGCGTACGCCGCACGACCCTGACCGACGTGGCCCGCCGCGCCGGGGTGTCGCGCATGACGCTCTACCGCCGCTGGCCGGACGTCAGGACCCTGGTCGGCGACGTGATGACCAGGGAGTGGATCGGCCTTGCCGTGTCGGCCATGCCCGCGAGCGAGCCCGACGCCCCCACCCGCGTCCGGCTGGTCGACGGACTGGTCGCCGGAGTCGCGGCCTTCCGCGCGCACCCGCTCTTCCACAAGATCCTCGACGTGGACCCCGAGCTCCTGCTGCCCTATGTGCTCGACCGCCGCGGCGCCAGCCAGGACGCGCTGCTCGGGCTCATCGCCGGCGCGCTGAAGGAGGGCCACGCCGACGGATCCGTACGCGCGGCCCACCTCGACCGCCAGGCGCGATCGCTGCTGCTCGTCGTGCAGTCCTTCACGCTCTCGCTGCGCACCATGACCGACGGGACCGACCCCGAGCTCTCCGACTCGGCCTTCCTCGGCGAACTGCGCACCCTTCTGGAGAGGACCCTCACCCCATGAGCCGACCGAGCAACAGCCCCGCCCATGCCTCGTCGCTGAACGCGGCACGCCGCGCCCGCG encodes:
- a CDS encoding FAD-binding oxidoreductase — its product is MLWSGWGDPAKAAPLPDSVIGLLRDLLGVTPLETGPAVLDGIDVPESPLSAGARQALADCVGDAHVHTDAESRIRHTRGKSTPDLLRIRAGEVDDIPAAVLLPGSHDEVLAVLRACAEHGVAAVPFGGGTSVVGGLAPEVKRSFVALDLRRLDGLLALDEVSRTATLQPGLRAPQAEALLNERGFTLGHFPQSYEWASIGGFAAARSSGQASAGYGRFDEMVLGLTVATPEGTWEAGRAPRSAAGPDLRQLVLGSEGALGVITSVTVRIRPLPATRVYEGWRFASFEAGAAALRTLAQDGPRPTVLRLSDETETFIGLAQPDKIGNSDAPQPGGCMAIAGYEGTPEDTEDRRTRAREVLLACGGEFVGEEPGERWAHGRYNAPYLRDALLDAGAFAETLETAGFWSALPALYDEVRQALTATLTEAGTPPLVMCHISHVYENGASLYFTVVSAQGDDPVAHWAPVKRAANDAILAAGGTISHHHGVGTDHRDWFTQEIGPLGIRVLKAVKAELDPAAVLNPGVLIPVR
- a CDS encoding TetR/AcrR family transcriptional regulator, whose product is MTPIRHNTSDTDAVLDAARDCVLAVGVRRTTLTDVARRAGVSRMTLYRRWPDVRTLVGDVMTREWIGLAVSAMPASEPDAPTRVRLVDGLVAGVAAFRAHPLFHKILDVDPELLLPYVLDRRGASQDALLGLIAGALKEGHADGSVRAAHLDRQARSLLLVVQSFTLSLRTMTDGTDPELSDSAFLGELRTLLERTLTP